Genomic DNA from Segatella copri:
ATCCTTCAGTTCCTTGATGGTCTTGATCCAATAATCTGGAATATTCATCGCCATGCGATAGTCAAAACCATAACCGCCATCCTCAAACTTGGCAGCCAGGCCCGGCATTCCGCTCACCTCTTCGGCAATCGTAATGGCATGCTTGTTAACCTCGTGAATCAGACAGTTGGCAAGGGTAAGATAGCAGATGGCATTATCATCCTCGTGACCATTGAAATAATCGCCGTAGTTGCAGAATGCCTCACCCAGACCATGACTGTAATAGAGCATGGATGTTACACCATCAAAACGGAATCCGTCGAAATGGAACTCATTGAGCCAATACTTGCAGTTGCTCAACAGGAAGTGGATGACTTCATCCTTTCCATAGTCGAAGCAGAGACTGTCCCAAGCCGGATGCTCATGACGGTCGCCAGGATAGAAATACTGGTTAGGATCGCCAGCGAGATTACCCAGTCCTTCCACCTCATTCTTTACGGCATGAGAGTGAACGATGTCCATGATGACGGCAATACCATTCTGGTGAGCTGTATCAATGAGATTCTTCAACTCTTCAGGAGTTCCGAAGCGGCTACTTGCAGCAAAGAAACTGCTTACATGATAGCCGAAGGAGCCATAATACGGATGCTCCTGGATAGCCATAATCTGAATGCAGTTGTAACCATCCTTGATGATACGTGGCAACACATTCTCCTTAAATTCTGTGTAAGTGCCAACCTTCTCAGCATCCTGTGCCATACCGATATGGCATTCATAGATGAGCAGAGGTGCCACATTTGGTCTGAAGGTTTTCTTCTTCCATTTATATGGTTCCGGATTCCAAACCTGAGCAGAGAAAATCTTGGTCTGGTCGTCCTGTACTACGCGCTGTGCCCATGCAGGAATACGCTCGCCTTCACCACCTTCCCAATGAACTTTCATCTTGAAGAGATCGCCATGTTTCATCGCTTTCTCCGGAAGTTTGAGTTCCCAGTTTCCGGTATTCTTTACTCTTTTAGCACGATACTTTTCGGTTTCCTGCCAGTTGTTGAAGTCACCTATCAGATAGATGTCTGTAGCATTAGGTGCCCACTCACGGAACACCCATCCACGGGCAGTCTTATGCAGTCCGAAATACTCGTATCCATTGGCAAAATCGCTCAATGTCTGTTTGCCGTTATTAGTCAGCTGACCGAGTTTCCAGAGTGCATGGTCGTGTCGGCCCTTGATGGCATCCTCATAGTCTGCCAGATATGGGTCGTTCTTCACGAGTCCGATATGCTTTACCACAGCCTTCGCTGCCTTTTTTGCAACTGGTTTCTTTGCAGTTGCCTTTTTAGTTGCAGCCTTCTGGGCTGTAGTTTTCTTTTCTGTTGCCATATATCATGATTTTAGATGGTTACTCTATATTATTCTTCTTTAATTTTATCTTGAAGATCTCTTCTTTAATTCTTAATCTTGAAGATAGCCTTGTGGATATCACCACTACCGATGCATGGCTGATGACCATCTTGTGGCCAGAAGATAGCAAACTGACCTGGCTTGCAGGTAACGAGCGTCTGCGCTTTCACACCAGGATACTTGGTTACATCCTTAGCCTCGTTATATTCCACTTCAGGAAGATCAGCAAGAGGAGTATAGCCATAAGTCTCCTCGTTGTCAAGAGGAATCTGAATATCAATCATCTTGCGATGTGTTTCAAAAACAGCATCTTCCTCGCTTTTTCCGTGAGCTGTCGTTATGTTAACAAAGAGGTTACCCTCCTTGATAAAATGCTTACCGTCCTCCAATTTAGAGAGGTCATTATCTTTGATAAACTTCACTACATCAGCGAAGAGCGGATTGAGAGAAACATATTTCTCCAGATTGTCTAAAGTATCTACTACCATAATTATAGTTAAGCTTTGAGATTTGAACATTTACTTTTAACTTTGAGACTTGAAAACAGAACATTGAACATTCAATATTCAACATTATAATATGTTCTTTTTCTCATTATTTAAAATATAAAGGTTCTCTATCTCGTTATTTATAATTTCTTTGTATTTTTCTAATTTTCTGAAGAGATTAGTCTTCAAATCGTTTGCCGTTTTCGTAGGCTCCCTTGGCTGTAACCTGTCCGTTGCGGTCTTTTTCTACAAATCTTCCGTCACGCACATCGTTACGGTAGGTTCCTTCGAAACGCTTACCGTTTTTATCTTCTTCTATGCAAGGTCCCTGGCGCTTACCTTTGTGATAGGCACCCTTGAATCTTCTGCCATCAGCATAATGAATCACGACATTACCATCTACCAGACCGTTTTTGAACTCACCTTCAAACACGTCGCCGTTCTTCTTGGTCAGTTTGCCCCTGCCGTTCTGCAGATCATCCATCCAGTCGCCTACATAGATATCGCCATTCTTCCAGATGAAGGTACCCTGACCGGTACGCAGGCCATCCTTAAACTGTCCGTTATACTTGTCGCCCTTTGCAGAGCGGAAGATGCCTATACCCGTGCGTTCTCCCTGCACATAATCGCCTTCATAAATGTCGCCATTATGAAATTTATAGATACCCTTTCCGTCCTGGATATCATCCTTCCAGTCGCCGATATACACATCGCCATCAGCATATTTGAAAGTACCTTTTCCAGAGCGCTGGTTGTCTAGCCACTGACCGTCATAAGTAGTTCCGTCTCCCCAGTTGAAGAAGCCGTTTCCATTCTTCATATCGTTCATCCACTGGCCTTTATACTGTGCGCCATTGGCATAAGTATAAACGCCGCGTCCCTGACGCTTGTCCTTATACCAGTCGCCGTCATATTTATCACCATTATAATAGAACATGACGCCATGACCATGCTGGTAATCGCGGAACCAGAGGCCTACATATTTGTTGTTGTTCTGGAAATAGTAGGTGCCTTTACCATGCTGCTGGTCCTGCATCCACTGTCCCTCATACTTTTCGCCATCACTGAAGGTATAAACGCCATAGCCTTCGCGCTTACCTTTCATATAAGAGCCTTCGTAGGTATCCCCATTCTTATAGATGGTAGTACCTTTTCCCTGCGGCTTTCCGCTCACCATTTCGCCTTTAAACTGACCTCCGTCACGGGTGATGCAAGAGCCTAGCGAAATCTTCTGGGCTGAGGCATCAACCGATGCCATAGCCAAAGTCAAGGCAAGGAAAAAGCACTTGCTCCGACAGGACAATTTGGTATGTTGTTTCTTATTGTATTTCATATTCTACAGTTATAGTCTGACTTATCAATCTCCAAAATTACGGTTTTTTCCTCAAATAGCCAAATAGATTAAACAAATTTAAGGTAAAATCATGAAAATAGATTTTTATCTGAAAAGAACGCCTAAAAAGGCAAAAAATAGCAAAATAGAGCATTTGTTTTGAGTTTCAAGTGGTTGTGGCAGTCTTTGGCTTTAGTTGTCAGTGACAAGGAAATGAGGAAAAAGCAGATTAGAGAAGTAGAAACGCTTTCAAATCATTACCCAATGGAAACGCCCTAATAAGCATTTTTAACGGTAGCGGTTCATATTTCCCCATTCTGCGTAGGTTTTGGCTTTGCCATGCAACTCTCATAGTTTAATTTTGCACCGAACAAAAAAGTAAGAATTATGAGATGCACTTTCAAGACAGTCTTCTATGTAAATGGAAGCAAGGAGAGAAACGGAATTGTCCCTATCATGGGACGAGTGACAATCAACGGAACTATCGCACAGTTCAGTTGCAAGCAGAGCGTTACCAAGGCTATTTGGGATGCCAAGGGCAACAGAGCCACAGGCAAGAGTAAGGAAGCCAAGGAGGTGAACTTTGCGCTTGACAACATCAAGGCTCAAATCACCAAGCATTACCAACGACTTTCCGACCGTGAGGCGTTCGTTACCGCTGAAATGGTGAGAAACGCCTACCAAGGCATAGGCACGGAATACGAGACATTGCTCAGAGCCTTTGACAAGGAGAACGCAGCTTTTGCCAAGCGTGTGGGCAAGGATAGAGCCAAGAACACCTACCGCAAGTATCTGACGGTAAGAAAGTATGTTGCCGATTTCATCAAGTATCAGTACAAGCGCAGCGATATGTCCATGAACGAGCTTACTGAGGAATTCATCCGTGACTATTGCCTGTATCTGAAGAATGTCGTCGGACTTGCGCAGTCCTCCATTTGGATTTACTCCATACCACTGAAGCATATTGTAACGGCAGCTCACTACAACGGCAAGATACCGAGAAATCCATTTGCCATGTACCACGTTGACCCAGACCACAAGGAACGTGAGTTCTTGACATTGGACGAGCTTACCGCCATGACAGAGATAAAGTTGGAAGACCCGAACATGGCATTTGCGAGAGACCTTTTTATCTTTGGCTGTTGGACAGGTATATCTTTCATCGACATCAAAAACTTGACGGAAGATAACATCAGCATGATAAACGGTGCTCCTTGGATTGTTTCCAAGCGTCAGAAGACAGGTGTTCCGTTCCAAATCAAGTTGATGGACATTCCCATGCAGATTATTGGGAGATACAAGGCTTTCAGAAAAGGAAGTCACTTGTTCAATATCGGCAACCTTGACAGCATCAACAAGCGCATAAAGAAAGTTGCTGCAATGTGTGGCATCAAGAAGCGTGTCTCGTTTCATGTCTCACGTCATAGTTGGGCTGTTTTAGCCTTGGAGTACGGAATGCCGATAGAGAGCGTGAGCAAGATTCTTGGTCACACGAATATCACCACGACACAGATATATGCCAAGGTGACAAGCACCAAGCTTGACCATGACATATCTGTCTTTGAAAGTCGAATCAAGGGGCATTTGCCTGCAATGGGAGGGATGGCATGAAAAGGACTGTAATCACCGTGGACGGAAATGGAAGGCTTTCCATTCCGTCCAACCTAGAGGACTTGTGGATGAGTGAAAATGAGTTGGTAGATATGCTTTATGTCACAACCCCGAAGCTCAAAGCCGTGATAAGAGCCATATATAAAGAAGGTATGTTGTTGATGTCGGAAGTCCAAAAGAGGCAAAAACTTTCCAAAGATGTTTGGCAAACGCTGTATGGATTCCCTATGGTTGTTGCCATTTGCTTCCGTCTAACCTCCAATGGTGCAGCGCAACTTCGTGATGCTATCTTCAAGAGGTTGTACGGAGCAAAAGAGAAAACAGCCATTGTCCTGCAAATCTACGGAGGGACAAATGTCTTCAGCTAAGAATGGTCGCATTTTTGACGCTTCGATTATTCACTGTCGTATTGACTTGTTGGCTTACTGATTCACTGTCGTATCAAGCATTTCTGTGAAGAATGCAGAGCTGCCGATGTCAAACGTTTTACATGCTTATCGTATGACATATAAAACGTATGACATGCAGGAATACATTTTTGTTCATCCCGAGGAAAGGTTCGCAAGGAAACCTCTCTTCGGGATTTTTTGTTTCATCTTATCCCGATTGGCAACATCAAGCACCTTGATTTCCAATCTTTTAACATTGTCGGTGCAAACTTCTCCATTCTGCGCAAGTTTGTGTTTTGCATTTTGATTTTCCGCCCTTACCTTTGCAACTTTAATTTTATCAACTCACAAAGGTTAGATTATGAGCAAGACAAACGACAACAATCAGCCTGTGGTTGTGGAAAGAAAACAACCACAGGCAGCATCTCCGACAAACGAGGTGTTCATCCGTGTTGGCACTACCTTGTACAAGGTGGTTGACCAACCTACCATCACAGGAGGAAAGGTAAGAAAGCGCATCCCTTGGAACATGGAGACCTTGCGTCAGGACTACGGCAAGGAGTTCATCAAGTACGTTCACAAGTATGACGGCTTCTGTACTGTTCCCGAACATGTGAACCACCGCACGGTGATAGACGGTTTCCTCAACCTATACGAGCCGATAGGACATAAGCCGATGCAAGGGGACTTCCCTAATATCAAGAAGTTGGTTAGTCACATCTTCGGTGAGCAATATGACCTTGGCATGGACTACCTGCAACTGCTCTATCTCAGACCTGTGCAGAAGTTGCCCATTCTGCTGCTCGTATCAGAGGAGAGGAACACAGGCAAGACCACGTTCTTGAACTTTCTGAAAGCGTTGTTCCAAGACAACGTGACATTCAACACCAACGAGGACTTCCGCAGTCAGTTCAATTCCGATTGGGCTGGCAAGCTGCTGATTGTCGTGGACGAGGTGTTGCTCAGTCGTAGGGAGGATTCCGAGCGGTTGAAGAACCTCAGCACCACCCTCTCGTACAAGGTGGAAGCCAAGGGCAAGGACAGGAACGAGATTTCCTTCTTTGCCAAGTTCGTGCTGTGCTCCAACAACGAATCACTCCCTGTCATCATTGACGAGGGCGAGACCCGATATTGGGTGAGGAAGATTTCATCGTTGCAATCTGACGATACCGGCTTCTTGGAGAAACTGAAGGCGGAGATACCCGCTTTTCTGTTCCATCTGCAAGGCAGAACGCTATCCACAGAGCACAAGAGCCGAATGTGGTTCGCCCCCGAACAGATAGCGACCGATGCTCTGAGGAGAATCATACGCTGCAACCGTAACAGACTTGAGGTGGAAATGTCGGAGCTGTTCCTTGAGGTCATGGAGAACACCCAAACCGACAGTTTGCAATTCTGCCTCAATGACGCAATCGCCTTGTTGCAATGCAACCACGTGAAAGCGGAGAAGTACCTTGTGCGAAAGATAGTGCAGGACTGTTGGAAGCTGCAACCTTCAGAGAACGCCCTCACCTACACCTCATACGAGTACAACTACAATAGCAGCGGTCACTACTCGCCAACAAAACGTGTGGGCAGGTTCTACACTGTAACGAGGGACAAGCTAAATAGCATATAATTTTGTTGAATTGTTGAATATGATGAAAGAAGTATTGAATATCAAGTATTTAAGGCTCAACATTTTCTCAACAAATCTCTCAACAAAAGAAAGGGACTGTTGAAAAGAGAAAACATGACGGCTCATGCCTTTCTTTCTCTTTTGCCCAGTGATTTTGTTGAAAAGAACCATTTGTTGAGAGTTTGTTGAGAAGATAAGTATTTGACTATCATACCAATACATAGGATTCTCAACAATTCATCAGAAATACATACACCACTTAATCCCCAGTAAGACATGAACATTCAAGAAGCAAAGCAAATCAAGATTGCAGACTATCTGCAAAGTTTGGGACACCGCCCTGTCAAGCAGCAGGGCGCAAACCTTTGGTACAAGTCACCGCTGAGAAACGAGAGCGAGGCATCTTTCAAGGTGAACACCACGATGAACAGTTGGTTCGATTTCGGCATGGGCAAGGGCGGCAACATCATCACCCTTGTGTCCTATCTTTACGCATCCGACAACCTGCCTTATCTTTTGGACAAGATGGAGAAGCAAACTCCCCATGTTCGTCCGACCGACTTTTCTTTTACTCAGCAAGCTACCGAGCCGAGTTTTGAGCGATTGGAAGTGAGGGAACTTAACCATCCTGCACTCCTGCGCTATCTGAGCGAGCGAAAGATTAATCTGCACATTGCCCAAAAGGAATGTGCGGAACTCCACTTCTCGCATAACTATAAAAACTACTTTGCCATCGGCTTCAAGAACAAGTCGGGTGGCTATGAGGTGCGTAACCGATTCTTCAAGGGGTGCATGTCACCCAAGGATATCACCCATATCCGACATCAAGGCGAGCCAAGATACGCTTGCTATGTTTTCGAGGGCATGATGGATTATCTTTCTTTTCTCTCGTTACGCTTGGAGAAGTTTCCTGCTTGTCCGTCATTGGACGCACAGGACTATGTGATACTCAACTCCACAAGCAACGTGGACAAGGCTATTGATGCACTCCATGGCTACGAGCGCATCAGTTGTCTGCTCGACAACGATGACGCAGGGCGTAAGGCTACACTTGCCATCAAGACTGCTCTCGGCTACCGTGTGAGGGACGCATCCCACTTGTACAGTGAATACAACGACTTGAACGACTATCTGTGCGGAGTGAAATCCAAACAGTCAGTACACCAAGTACAGCCTGTTAAGCAGACTGTTCCACCTCGCAGGAAAGGCGCAGCCTTGGGCATGTAGGCGGTTCCTGCTCCAATGGCTATTCTGAACGGAAAAGCCATAGCTCAATAGGGCGTTTTCTTGACGCAGTGGCACGCCACCGCTAAAAACACCCATTTGAGCAAAGGGGCATCCCCTTTTGAAACCCCGTGAGCCATGCGCTGGGCGCAATGCGGCAAGCGGATTTGTACAACTCAAAAACAAGTTTATTATGGGACATTTCAGTTTGGATTTCAAGAAGGCAAAGGGCTGCTCTGACGCAAGGGAGTCAGACCACATAGAGCGCAAGGTGATACCCGACAACGCTGACCCTACGAGAACTCACCTCAACCGTGAGCTTGTCAAGATGCCGAGCGGTGTGTATGGTCGTGACGAAGCCATCGCCCACCGCATCAAGACGGCAGGCATCAAGCGCAAGATAACCAATGACCAGGTGAGGGTGATTAGAACCGTGCTGTCTGGAACGCACGAGGACATGATGAACATCGCAGCCAATGGTCAGCTTGACGATTGGTGCAACGACAGCTTGAAGTGGTTGCAGGACACATTCGGCAAGGAGAATGTCGTGTCGGTGGTTCTCCACATGGATGAGCACACGCCGCACCTCCACGCCTCCATCGTTCCGATAGTAACAGGCGAGCGGAGAAAGGCGAAGAACAAGACAGCGGAAGAAGGCAAGCGGACATACCGCAAGAAAGCCAATGCCGTGAGACTGTGTGCCGATGATGTGCTCAACCGAGACAAAATGATTGGCTATCACGACAGCTATGCTGAAGCTATGAGCAAGTATGGCTTGAAGAGAGGTGTCCGTGGATCAGATGCGAGGCATACCACCACGGCACAGTATTATCGCAACATCAAGCGAGAGACCGAGAGACTTCAAAACTGTATGAAGCTGCTGCAATCTGATATTGAGGAAGCACAGCGACTTCTACAACAAACCAAGAGTGAAATCAGCACGGAGAAACTACAGGCTGCTAAGATGGAAGCCAAGACAGCCTTTGTGTCGAAGATTGGTTCTCTTTTAGGTAGTGGAAAATTGAAGGAGGTGGAGCAACACAACCGAAAGTTGTGCGAGCTTGTGACAAACCGAGAGCAATACATTGACGAACTCCATGAGAAGGTGCAACGTATGGAGGACAGCCACAGCAAACAGCTTGACGAGATACAGCGTAAGCACCAATCGGAGGTCGCGAATTTGGAGAGCAAGCACACCACGGAGGTAACGATGCTCAACAACATTATCCGCAAAGCCAAGCGTTGGTTCCCGATGTTGGAGGCACGCTTGCAAATGGAAGACCTGTGCAGGAGGGTTGGCTTTACCGTTGAACAAATTGAGGTGCTTCTTACAGGAAAGGCACTCAACTTTAGCGGTTCACTCTATTCCGAGGAGCACAGAAGAAAGTTCAATGTAGTGAATGCAGAAATTAAGGTATTCTCTGATTCTACCAAGCCGAACCAACTATTTTTGTATATAAATAGACAAACTATGGTTGAATGGTTTAAGGAACAGTGGAATAATATAAGGTTAAAAACACAGCGTCGTTTCAAACTTTAATATACTTTTTGCAAGAACAAAGAAGGCAGCTTACTTTTTTTGGGTAAACCGCCTCTTTGTTGTTGCTTTTACAATTGACATGTTAGAGATAGCATAACATTTCCAGAATGTTGTTTGTATCTAACATAGGATGTGTAAGTTGGTGTAACATTTTGTTTTAACCAATTGATTCCGTTAAGGTGAAAGATATTCGTGCCAGAAAGTTTGCATGTGAATTTCTTGATTTTATAGGAAATGGAAAAATCAATATCTCGCAATATCTTACTTCCGCTTGTATTCTCTATCTTGTTCCACTTGCCGGTAACAAAACTGGCGAACTTGTTCTTCGCAAATATGAGCTTTGCAGTTCCACCAAATTCCTTGTCACTAGAATCAATGTTTAAGTCGGTGACTTTGTTTGTCAACTTGTTGTACAAGCCATCAACCTCAACATTGAAAGGAATCTTAAAGCGTGAGACGAAACCTAAGTCTGTCTTTAAGTTCCCTATCAACATTTTACACGGAATGGAATTGTATGCAATTTCGTTTCGATTCCATAAAAATGTTGTGGTCAGTTTGGCATCAATAGGCAAGTTGCCCAATCCTTTGTTGGCATATAAAGTTGCATTTACGGTTTCCTTTTTTCCTCCATCCATATAATTTTGGCTGTGTAATAAACCGTCATTCTGATAGTTCAGCATTTCGGTGTTATCAGCCTTCTCATAAGTCAAATACATAAATATAATTGTTCTGCTATACAAACTATACAACTTATAAGCAATATTCATGTTCAGGGCGTTGTTGCCCAACCTTGAATATGAGGAAGCATCTGTGACCTCATCGTAGCTATTGATGACAGACAGTCTCGATAGTGCTTCAATATCGGTTGGAACATATTTGTAACTCAGTCCAAATGCAACAGAGTGTTGCTGACTGAAACGTAATTCTGTTGCAAAGGATGGCTCCCACTTGATTACAGACTTTGTCACTAGTCCATTGATGTTTGTGCTATTCCCATAATCAGAAAATCTAACACCAGCATCAAACCTAAAGAGACCTTTGTTCTTCATAAGTCCTCCATAAATCCCGAAATTGTGACTGTTCAAGTGTTCGCTATCTACATTTTGGTCTATCCATGAATCGGAGTTCTGACCAGACAATTCCCATTTCAAGTTGATTTTATGGAAAATAGGAAATACATAGCCTACAGCACCTGCCACATTTAGCTTCTTCAAATCTTTATCTATATAGTAAGAATCATCTGCCTGTTTGTATTCGTTAGGCAGTTCATAAGAGGAAAGAACATCCAAGTTTCTTTCTGATTTAGAAAAAGCGAAATCTACACTTCCATAAAGCAGGCCTTTGCCTATCAATGAATTTAAGTTTACCTGTTGTAATACATTAAATCCTTTGTTCTTGTCATTGTCTGCATTTCTATCGGAATTATTGTTATAATAATCCATGATAGACATATTGTTTCTCATGTCGCTATATGCCAACTTCGTTTGGAAACGCAAACTTGCATATGGATTGACATCCCATTTTTGACTGAGGTTAAATGAACTAAAGTTACCTCTTTTCTTGCCATTCTCTTCTGTTGACTTACGTATAACTTCCTGCGCCACCTTTACATGTTGTTCCGTTGACAATGCAGACTTTGCATCCATTTCATTGTGGATGACACCTATCGTGACATTGTAGTGCGAAGTCGGTTTCAATGTTAAGTTGACATTACCGATACCAGAAGTCCTTTTGTATTCGTCATTGCTTGGCATCAAGACATTTCTTTCTGCACTTGAAAGGCTCAGTTGCGCAAATCCATTGGTTGTTTTTACTCCTGTAAGACCGCCATTGGCATTGAGATAGTCCATTATAGAGAAAACTGTCTCATTGGTGTTGTTAGCATTTGCAATGATGGATGCAGACACTTTTTTGTCCATCTTCAAAGCTGAGTTCTTGCTGTCAAACTTGTTCTTAACACCACCCCCTTCTGTAAAGTTTCCTGCCCATTTGTTGTGTAAGTCTTTATTAATAAGGTTCAGTGCAGTTGTCTCTTTTGAATTGAAAGAGTTTCCTACATTTCCGTCATTGTAATTGTTCAGTAGCTCCACACCAGAAGCAAAGTCTGCAGACAAAGTTTTTAGTGCATGTCCTCCTGTAGAAAGCACATCTTCGCCATTGACCAAGAACTTATCTATTTTTTTCCCTTGGTAGGAAACATTTCCCGACTCATCAACAGTCATTCCTGGCAACTTTTTAATGACATCGCTCATGTTCTGTTCACTTCCGTTTTTAAACACATCTGGACTAAATTCAATTGTGTCATTCTTGATTTTCGCCCCTAAGTTTCTACCTTTTATTGTTACCTCAGACAATGTGTAGCTGTCGTCTTTCATCATTAAGTGTAATGGGGTTGCCGGCACTTCTTTATAATGTACTCTCAGTGTAGTATATCCGACACATCTTGCTGTCAACCAAAATGAGGACAAAGCCTTGTTGGATTGGATAGTGAACGAACCATCGTCTTTTGATATTGCATACGAAACGATGGAATGTGCCGCACTATCTTGTGAACATGTAACAGTACAAAAGGGTATGGCTGTATTTTGTGCATCAACAACCATACCCGATATATTCTGTGCTATAGAAAATCTACATATGCAGATTAGCATACATAACAGTAAACTTCTTAAACGTCCCATACATCCTTATGTTTTATCCTATAAAACTATGACATTGTCATTGCCGCTTTCCTTCAACTCTTCAATCTTTTTCTTCTGTAACTTTTCAAAAGCAGGTTTTTGCATTATTTTTCCTCTTGGTAACTCTATCTTGACTTGCCCTTTTATAGGCAAAATACTTTCTGCCTCATAAATTTCGCTTGATGTCGTCAAGCGGAGTATTGCCCCTGGCAGCCCTATATATCCACAAGGTCCTACGGGGGATGGTATTTCTTGACAGAACCATGCTACTACAGAACGATTTTTCTTATATACGGCCTTTGTACATTTCTTTCCTAAAACTTCTATAGTCTCATCAAAATACAAATCCCATTCATTTTTTAATGAATCAGAAAAAACGACAAACGTCTTATCTACAATGCTTTTTATACTTATTTCCTTATTATCTGTTGTATTTGTATAGTATGAGCCACTTCCTTCAAGTTTGATAACATTGTTATCTATGCCTGTGGTTGAAAATGCACATTCGTTGCCATTAGTAAATAAAGTATAAGTTTTATGCTGATTGGACAATTGATTTATAATCATTTGTCTTTTACTTAAATCACTCATACTATAGACCTCCTTCGGAATTTGCATCACCATATTATAATGTATGGATAATCCTATCTTTTGTGCGGAGACTAATAGACAAGAGACTAAGCACGAAAGCGTGAATAATATAACCCTTTTCATATTTGTACAGAATAGAAAGAAAATATTAAAGAGTAGGCACTCCAATTAAAAAGAGTGCCTACTCATGTAATATGCAGTCGTTGTTGATTAGCAATAGACTACGACATTAGAGAACAATAATGACTGTTCCATCTTTGGTAATAATAACGACAGGACCATTTGATGGAGTTGCTTGGAACGTTGTTGTTGCCTTAATGTTGTTTACTACTGGTGAAGATACTTCAGCCGCACTTGCTTGACTTGGCATGCATATAGCACCTAATGCCAAAGCCATAGAAAACAAAAACTTTTTCATGTTTTCTCCTTTTTAAATGTTATACATGTTGCGGAGGTATAAACCTCTTTGTTTTCGATTGCAAAAGTACAAAAAAAAATGATTGATAGAACTTTTTGATGGTTATTTTAAACTGAATTAAACTTATTGACGGCAAAATTAAATCTGATTAAACATTATGCTGCTATTTTGTAAGGAAACTGGTGCCTTTTGTAACATGTATTTCGGTTTGATGTTTTTTTGGAATTAAAAATCTTAGATTCATTATTTTTTTGTATTTTTGCAGCCGAAAAGAGTTGTTAGGCAGCAAACGTATGCAGATAGCAGAATTTAGGACTGTTGCCAAATCATTACCTCTATTGAGGTGAAAGACTCATAAATAGCTCATTTTAAGCTATTCGGCAGTTTTTAGCGTAATTTTACATGAAAAAATCTGCAGCTTGAAACAATAAACAAACACATTTTTCGTTTTTACGAAAATCGAGAATAAAATCACTAAAACAGTAAAATTATGATTTTAAATTGCGCCATCATAGATGAAGATCCGGAAGCTTTGCA
This window encodes:
- a CDS encoding primase-helicase family protein, with protein sequence MMSKTNDNNQPVVVERKQPQAASPTNEVFIRVGTTLYKVVDQPTITGGKVRKRIPWNMETLRQDYGKEFIKYVHKYDGFCTVPEHVNHRTVIDGFLNLYEPIGHKPMQGDFPNIKKLVSHIFGEQYDLGMDYLQLLYLRPVQKLPILLLVSEERNTGKTTFLNFLKALFQDNVTFNTNEDFRSQFNSDWAGKLLIVVDEVLLSRREDSERLKNLSTTLSYKVEAKGKDRNEISFFAKFVLCSNNESLPVIIDEGETRYWVRKISSLQSDDTGFLEKLKAEIPAFLFHLQGRTLSTEHKSRMWFAPEQIATDALRRIIRCNRNRLEVEMSELFLEVMENTQTDSLQFCLNDAIALLQCNHVKAEKYLVRKIVQDCWKLQPSENALTYTSYEYNYNSSGHYSPTKRVGRFYTVTRDKLNSI
- a CDS encoding alpha amylase C-terminal domain-containing protein; its protein translation is MATEKKTTAQKAATKKATAKKPVAKKAAKAVVKHIGLVKNDPYLADYEDAIKGRHDHALWKLGQLTNNGKQTLSDFANGYEYFGLHKTARGWVFREWAPNATDIYLIGDFNNWQETEKYRAKRVKNTGNWELKLPEKAMKHGDLFKMKVHWEGGEGERIPAWAQRVVQDDQTKIFSAQVWNPEPYKWKKKTFRPNVAPLLIYECHIGMAQDAEKVGTYTEFKENVLPRIIKDGYNCIQIMAIQEHPYYGSFGYHVSSFFAASSRFGTPEELKNLIDTAHQNGIAVIMDIVHSHAVKNEVEGLGNLAGDPNQYFYPGDRHEHPAWDSLCFDYGKDEVIHFLLSNCKYWLNEFHFDGFRFDGVTSMLYYSHGLGEAFCNYGDYFNGHEDDNAICYLTLANCLIHEVNKHAITIAEEVSGMPGLAAKFEDGGYGFDYRMAMNIPDYWIKTIKELKDEDWKPSSIFWEVKNRRSDEKTISYCESHDQALVGDKTIIFRLIDADMYWHFKKGDENEMAHRGIALHKMIRLVTASTINGGYLNFMGNEFGHPEWIDFPREGNGWSHKYARRQWNLVDNHELCYHYLGDFDREMLKTITSEKNFNKTPVVEIWHNDGDQVLAFMRGDLLFVFNFSPTRSFTDYGFLVPTGSYSVVLDSDSKDFGGNGLNDDTMTHLTNYDPLYVKDRKEWLKLYLPARTALVLKKN
- a CDS encoding site-specific integrase, translating into MRCTFKTVFYVNGSKERNGIVPIMGRVTINGTIAQFSCKQSVTKAIWDAKGNRATGKSKEAKEVNFALDNIKAQITKHYQRLSDREAFVTAEMVRNAYQGIGTEYETLLRAFDKENAAFAKRVGKDRAKNTYRKYLTVRKYVADFIKYQYKRSDMSMNELTEEFIRDYCLYLKNVVGLAQSSIWIYSIPLKHIVTAAHYNGKIPRNPFAMYHVDPDHKEREFLTLDELTAMTEIKLEDPNMAFARDLFIFGCWTGISFIDIKNLTEDNISMINGAPWIVSKRQKTGVPFQIKLMDIPMQIIGRYKAFRKGSHLFNIGNLDSINKRIKKVAAMCGIKKRVSFHVSRHSWAVLALEYGMPIESVSKILGHTNITTTQIYAKVTSTKLDHDISVFESRIKGHLPAMGGMA
- a CDS encoding phosphatidylinositol-4-phosphate 5-kinase produces the protein MASVDASAQKISLGSCITRDGGQFKGEMVSGKPQGKGTTIYKNGDTYEGSYMKGKREGYGVYTFSDGEKYEGQWMQDQQHGKGTYYFQNNNKYVGLWFRDYQHGHGVMFYYNGDKYDGDWYKDKRQGRGVYTYANGAQYKGQWMNDMKNGNGFFNWGDGTTYDGQWLDNQRSGKGTFKYADGDVYIGDWKDDIQDGKGIYKFHNGDIYEGDYVQGERTGIGIFRSAKGDKYNGQFKDGLRTGQGTFIWKNGDIYVGDWMDDLQNGRGKLTKKNGDVFEGEFKNGLVDGNVVIHYADGRRFKGAYHKGKRQGPCIEEDKNGKRFEGTYRNDVRDGRFVEKDRNGQVTAKGAYENGKRFED
- a CDS encoding YhcH/YjgK/YiaL family protein, which encodes MVVDTLDNLEKYVSLNPLFADVVKFIKDNDLSKLEDGKHFIKEGNLFVNITTAHGKSEEDAVFETHRKMIDIQIPLDNEETYGYTPLADLPEVEYNEAKDVTKYPGVKAQTLVTCKPGQFAIFWPQDGHQPCIGSGDIHKAIFKIKN